The DNA segment ATCAACAGTATAATTTTCATCTGCCCCTACAAAAATAGAATTAACACCTTTTTGCTGGAGTATTGTAAAGTTTTGTAAAATAACATTGCTTGAATAAATTTCAATGTTTGGATTATTGAAATAGGAATTATTTCCTCCAGTCAATGTTATAGGACGTTCTACAGTTAAGTTCAAATTTTCAAAAGTATCATCAAATATTAATTCATCTGCGGTAACATTTTCATAAATTGTACCTGTATTATTATCAATATACTGATTAATATTTGAATTATTAATATAAATCTTAGTACTTTCACTTAATGCCTGAGCGTTTTGCTCAACAGCAAGCGGTTCATCAGTAGCTATTTCATCAGCTGCTACAACATCAGAAGCATTATCTGCAGCGAATGTAACTCCTGCAGACAACATTACTAAGCATAGCATGATTAATGAAATAAATAAAGTTTTTGACCTAATCGTTTCACCTCATTTATTATGTAAATTAAAAAAAATAGTCTAATAAAATTGAAAAAAAATGACTATTGTCTAAATATATAATTTTGAGAATATTTAAATTTAATTAAAGAAAAATTGAAAAAATAATAAAATAAAGGTTAAAACCTTTATTTTTTAACGGTTAAGGTTGTTTTTACAGTGCATCGACTATAAGTAGAATATATTAAATATTTACCTACTTTGAAATTTTTAAGTGTCAAAGTAGCAATACCTTTTTTGTTGGTTTTTGCAGTGTATTTTTTATTTTTAACCTTAAAGGTAACCTTTTTATTTTTAACCACTTTACCTTTTTTGTCAACTACTTTAACAGTGTACTTGATGGTTTTAGCTTTCTTTTTAGAAAGGTTTTTAGCAATTACTGTAGGTTTGAATGTGATTTTATTGGATACCTGTTTATTTTCACATGTTGCAGTAATTGTATATGAACCTGCAGGTAATTTTACTGAATATGATGCATAACCATTTGAATCAGTATTGACAGTTTTAGTCTTATCTTTGATTTTAAATGTTACTGCCTTACCTACAATAGGATTTTTGGTATCAGTAGAAACAATTCTAACCTTATATGTTACAGTATTGCCGTAATAAACACTGTAAGCTTTATTTCCAGTGATTGTTATTTTTTCAATTACCTGCAAAGTAGAAGATGAATTTGCACCATTATAATAATCTGAAGAAGCAACTTCAGAAGTTATTACATGACTGCCAGGTTCTAAGGATTCTGGAACTTCATAATTATATACAGCAATACCCTCCTTGTCAGTGACTGCACTTCCAATAGGTGTTGCTCTTCCTGCAGAGTTAATCCTCTTGAATTGGACATTGGTATTGGCTATAGGATTTCCGAATTCATCCAAAAGCTTTGCAACAATATTTCCAGGATTTCCCTGTTCAATTGAAATGTCAGCCATATCAATTACTATATTGCCTTTAGTTATTGTGAATTTTAATTCGGAAGTGACATCATTATAGTTTTCCCTGGAAGTTTTAGCTGAAAATATGTATTGTGCAGGTATAAATGTAGCATCAAATTTATAACTTGCAGTTGCAATGCCGTTTGAAACTTCAGATTGGGCAAATAAAACTCCATCTGAATCATAGAATTTTACAACAGCACCGTCCATGATTTTATCGAATGTTATTGTAAATGTTCCAGTTCCCATATATGCAACATCACCGGCACTAACGGATAACGGTTCTGCAACATATACATAATTATCTGAAACGTTATTTCCTTCAGGAACGCTTACTGCCTTATCTGCAATGCCTTTTTCACTTTCAAGATAATTATCAGCAATCACATTTGAAACTGCAATGCTGTCAGCAAGAATAGAATAGCCTTTAGCGGAAGTTATATTATTGCCTGTAATTTCATTATTGGTTGAATTTGCCCTAAGATAAATACCTGCGTTACCGAATCCGAGAGAGTCCAAGTTTTTGAAAGTTAAGTTTTCACCATTACCTTTAGCTTTAACTGAATTGTCACGAATTCCATTATTTTTACCGTTGGAAATTAACATGCCGTAGACCTGTTTGCCTTCTCCGACAACTGTGTTATTGCTGATAACATTATCGCTGGAGGAAATCAAATCGATTCCGTAAACAACATCAGCGTTTAAGTTTAAAACATTATTTTCAATAGTTGATTTTTGAGACATTTCCAGAGTAATTCCATAGCTGACAGGTGATTTTAAATTAACAACATTGTCTTTTAAAAGTGTCTGTTCAGAGGAACTGCCAACAATCAAACCTGTTGTGAAATATGGGCCTTCAAGAGTGATTTCATTTCCTTCAAAACGGTTATTGGTAGCACCCTGACCTTCAGGAGCAGTGTGGCCTGTGTTATATCCTAAAACACCCATACCATAAATGTAGTTGTCATTAGCTTTTATGTAGATGTTATTGTTGGAAAATACGTTATTGTGGCTGTTGAAGTACAAGTCAATTCCAACCAATGAATTTGTAGAGTTATCTTTTCCGGTTGTTGCATGAACAGAAGCCAGTTTTGAAGTGACATTTACATCGTTTCCAGAAATTTCATTGTTAGATGAGTATAATAATAAAATTCCGTAGGTTTGATAAATTTCTGAGATAACGTGTGATTCACCCATAGCGTATTCAGCTCCGTCAATGCAAAGCTCATTACCATCAATACAATATTTTTTACCGTCAATAACAAGCTCATTACCATCAATACAATAAACCTTACCGTCAATTGTCAATTCATTACCGTCAATACAGTAAGACCTGCCATCAATAACTAATTCATTACCGTCAATACAATATTTTTGTCCATCAATAACCAATTCATTGCCGTCAATGCAATAGGACCTGCCGTCAATAACAAGCTCATTACCATCAATACAATAAACTTTACCGTCTATAGTCAATTCATTACCGTCAATACAGTAAGATCTACCGTCAATGACTAATTCATTACCGTCAATACAATATTTTTGTCCGTCAATAACCAATTCATTGCCGTCAATGCAATAGGACCTGCCGTCAATAACAAGCTCATTACCATCAATACAATAAGATTTACCGTCTATCAACAATTCATTGCCGTCAATGCAATATTGTTTTCCATCAATAGTTATTTCATTACCGTCAATGCATTTTTCAGGAATGAATGAATAAACTTCACCTGTACCAAATGTTTTAATTGTGTTGTTTGCAAAAGTACAATTTTCAGAAGCGTATGAAAGCAAGGTAAATGTCAGATAGTCCCCTTCGGATGTCAATTCGTTGTTTAAAACTGAAACCTCAGTTGATTCCAAAACATAAACTGCATAAGCCGCTTTAGGATCACTGACTGTAATTTTATTGTTAGCTATTTTAACACCTGAAGCCTGATTTATGAAAATACCCCATGCATTGACTCTGTTAGCCTCCCTATTGATGATAGTTAAATTTTCAATCAATACATTTCCTGATGTTACTTTGAATGTGGAATTATAGAATACTGGATTTTTACCGGTTATTTTAACACCTTTTGTAACATAAATGACTTCATTATTGAATGTTCCGTCAAATACCAATATATCTCCATCATTAACCTCTGAAGTCAATCCTCCGTTATCATTAATATATTCCCTAATGTTGGAAGGGGTAATTGTGATTGTATCTCCTTTGAAGATAAATGTTGCTTTTGATGTATCAATGACTCCTGCAGGACTGATTATCAATTTTCCATCAACATTGTTGGATTTAACGTCAATGTTGGAAGTGGATTCCATTACTCCGCTTGCATCAATAGCTACTTTATTTTCAGTAATAACAGTGTTGCCGATGACAGTAACGTTTGAAGGCATTCTCCTTGAATTTACCTTTTCAATCAGGATACCTACACCTGAATTGGAATGGACATAGTTGTTTTCAACCAAAAGACCTGATCCTTCATCTTTTTCATAAATACCTGAACCGGATACTGTGTAAACTGTATTGTTTCTGACCACTACATTGGAACCGGCCAAATTAATACCTTTACCCACTTTAGTGATATTGACCCAATTGTTTTCAACAACTGAATTGTCAATTGCAGATATTCCGGCACCGGTTGAAATTATTTTAGCGCCAATAACTGTATTGTTTATTACTGTAGACTGATAAGCTCCTACAATACCATATTCTCCACCGGTTTCAACACCAAGGTGATTAAAATCAGCACCGGTAATGTTAATGATAGTATTTCCCACAATAATATTTCCAGAACCCGCAGTGGTAATGCCTCTGTAGCCTCTAATAACAGTATTGGATTTGATAGTGTTATTGTTACCCATTATCTGAATCAGCCAACACCAGGAAGTAGGCAAAATCTTTTCATTACATTTAACTGTATTATTATAAATTACATTAAAGTTGGAAATGCCCCCATTATTTCTAATAAGCTTATCATCACTTTCGCCAGAATAACTTGACAGGTATATACCGTTGGCGTCATCCACTTCAACATAATTATTTGCTATATAATTATAATGAGAACCGCTGACGATTAATCCCGGTGTTGATCTGGTACCGTGACCGTATGAAATACCGTATCCTTTTAAATTATTGCCGGTTACATTATTATAATTTGCACCATTGATAACTGAAATCGGATAGGAACCAGCACCGGTATTGCTTATTATACAATCTTTAACTATACAATAATCTGCACCATCTAAAACAACACCTGCTTTACCTGAAGCGGAATTTGCAATATTTAAATTAGAAACTGTACTTTTTGAAGCACCGCTTTTCAAAAAGACCATGGAGTTTTTCAAATCATTGGAAGAAGAACCAACAATATTTACTGGAATATTAACAATAAAGTTCTTTTTTGAAAAACTGCCGTCTAAAATTATTGTATCACCAGATTTTACATCAGAAGAAACCAATTCTCCATTTCTAGAATTAAAATACTGGTCATAATTACTTTCAGTAATGGTAAATGAAGATGAAGAAAGCAAATCTGATTCGTTGATTGATACCTCATCAACCGAATTATCGGATGCATAATTAATATCTTCATCAACAGATACCTCTAACGTATCTTGAATAGCTTCATTACTACCCATTTCAGTCATATTTTCATTGTCAACTGCGCTGACCGCAGCAACTGAAATGAAAAGCAGTAATAAAACTAAAAAAATATTAAATT comes from the uncultured Methanobrevibacter sp. genome and includes:
- a CDS encoding right-handed parallel beta-helix repeat-containing protein, which encodes MIKKFNIFLVLLLLFISVAAVSAVDNENMTEMGSNEAIQDTLEVSVDEDINYASDNSVDEVSINESDLLSSSSFTITESNYDQYFNSRNGELVSSDVKSGDTIILDGSFSKKNFIVNIPVNIVGSSSNDLKNSMVFLKSGASKSTVSNLNIANSASGKAGVVLDGADYCIVKDCIISNTGAGSYPISVINGANYNNVTGNNLKGYGISYGHGTRSTPGLIVSGSHYNYIANNYVEVDDANGIYLSSYSGESDDKLIRNNGGISNFNVIYNNTVKCNEKILPTSWCWLIQIMGNNNTIKSNTVIRGYRGITTAGSGNIIVGNTIINITGADFNHLGVETGGEYGIVGAYQSTVINNTVIGAKIISTGAGISAIDNSVVENNWVNITKVGKGINLAGSNVVVRNNTVYTVSGSGIYEKDEGSGLLVENNYVHSNSGVGILIEKVNSRRMPSNVTVIGNTVITENKVAIDASGVMESTSNIDVKSNNVDGKLIISPAGVIDTSKATFIFKGDTITITPSNIREYINDNGGLTSEVNDGDILVFDGTFNNEVIYVTKGVKITGKNPVFYNSTFKVTSGNVLIENLTIINREANRVNAWGIFINQASGVKIANNKITVSDPKAAYAVYVLESTEVSVLNNELTSEGDYLTFTLLSYASENCTFANNTIKTFGTGEVYSFIPEKCIDGNEITIDGKQYCIDGNELLIDGKSYCIDGNELVIDGRSYCIDGNELVIDGQKYCIDGNELVIDGRSYCIDGNELTIDGKVYCIDGNELVIDGRSYCIDGNELVIDGQKYCIDGNELVIDGRSYCIDGNELTIDGKVYCIDGNELVIDGKKYCIDGNELCIDGAEYAMGESHVISEIYQTYGILLLYSSNNEISGNDVNVTSKLASVHATTGKDNSTNSLVGIDLYFNSHNNVFSNNNIYIKANDNYIYGMGVLGYNTGHTAPEGQGATNNRFEGNEITLEGPYFTTGLIVGSSSEQTLLKDNVVNLKSPVSYGITLEMSQKSTIENNVLNLNADVVYGIDLISSSDNVISNNTVVGEGKQVYGMLISNGKNNGIRDNSVKAKGNGENLTFKNLDSLGFGNAGIYLRANSTNNEITGNNITSAKGYSILADSIAVSNVIADNYLESEKGIADKAVSVPEGNNVSDNYVYVAEPLSVSAGDVAYMGTGTFTITFDKIMDGAVVKFYDSDGVLFAQSEVSNGIATASYKFDATFIPAQYIFSAKTSRENYNDVTSELKFTITKGNIVIDMADISIEQGNPGNIVAKLLDEFGNPIANTNVQFKRINSAGRATPIGSAVTDKEGIAVYNYEVPESLEPGSHVITSEVASSDYYNGANSSSTLQVIEKITITGNKAYSVYYGNTVTYKVRIVSTDTKNPIVGKAVTFKIKDKTKTVNTDSNGYASYSVKLPAGSYTITATCENKQVSNKITFKPTVIAKNLSKKKAKTIKYTVKVVDKKGKVVKNKKVTFKVKNKKYTAKTNKKGIATLTLKNFKVGKYLIYSTYSRCTVKTTLTVKK